A stretch of DNA from Streptomyces xanthii:
ACCCGCCGCGACCAGCAGTTGCATCGTCTCTCCGCGCACGGCCACCGGCGAGCGGGGATCGAGCCGGCGCAGCATCGCGAACCCGGCGTCGGCCGGCACCTCCAGGACGTCGAACCGCAGCCCCGTGCGCAGCCGCACCCCGTCGGGCCCGGTCACGGCGGCCCAGCCCAGCTCGTCCTCGTACCAGCGCCGCACCAGGTCCTGGCGGACCTCCGGCGGACGGCGCGGGATCGGGACCGTGGTGCGCGGCGTGCTTCGCGACGCGCTTCGCGACGTGGGAGCCATGCCAGGAGAAACCGCGCGGAACCGTTTCGGGTTACGCATCGTGGCGTTCCGGACGCGGACCGTGTTCGTTCGGGGGCGCGTGAGGCGTGGCGAGTGGCGCAAGGGTGTTCGCCCGTAGCGGAGGGAACCGGCGCGCGCCGCATGGAGTGTCAGTCCCTGCGGGTAAGACATCCCTAGTGGGAGGGGCGACACGCACGGGTCGGGCGGCTCGCGTTCGCCATCGGCGTAGTGATGGTGAGGGTATCTGCCTGGCCTGCGGGAACATCGTCTCGCACCATCGGGTTGGAGCAGATGTCGGCGTTCGGGGCAGGAGGCCATGAACGGGTGTCGGCAGTTGGAATGAGCGGTCCCCGCTTGCGGGACTAAGCTGCGGAAGGACAGGGAGGGGACAGCCCCCTTACTGCCTGACCGCTCTGAGGAGCGATTAACGATGTTCGAGAGGTTCACCGACCGCGCGCGGCGGGTTGTCGTCCTGGCTCAGGAAGAAGCCCGGATGCTCAACCACAACTACATCGGCACCGAGCACATTCTCCTGGGCCTGATCCACGAGGGTGAGGGTGTCGCCGCTAAGGCCCTGGAGAGCCTCGGGATTTCGCTCGAGGCGGTCCGCCAGCAGGTGGAGGAGATCATCGGTCAGGGCCAGCAGGCCCCGTCCGGGCACATTCCCTTCACCCCCCGTGCCAAGAAGGTCCTGGAGCTCTCGCTCCGCGAGGCCCTTCAGCTGGGCCACAACTACATCGGCACGGAGCACATCCTGCTCGGCCTGATCCGTGAGGGCGAGGGCGTCGCCGCCCAGGTCCTGGTCAAGCTGGGCGCAGACCTCAACCGGGTGCGGCAGCAGGTCATCCAGCTGCTCTCCGGCTACCAGGGCAAGGAGACCGCCACCGCGGGCGGCCCTGCCGAGGGCACCCCCTCGACGTCCCTGGTCCTCGACCAGTTCGGCCGCAACCTGACGCAGGCCGCTCGTGAGTCCAAGCTCGACCCGGTCATCGGGCGCGAGAAGGAGATCGAGCGCGTGATGCAGGTCCTGTCGCGCCGCACCAAGAACAACCCGGTCCTGATCGGTGAGCCCGGCGTCGGCAAGACCGCCGTCGTCGAGGGTCTCGCGCAGGCCATCGTCAAGGGCGAGGTGCCCGAGACCCTCAAGGACAAGCACCTCTACACCCTCGACCTGGGCGCGCTGGTCGCCGGCTCCCGCTACCGCGGTGACTTCGAGGAGCGCCTGAAGAAGGTGCTCAAGGAGATCCGCACCCGCGGCGACATCATCCTGTTCATCGACGAGCTCCACACGCTGGTCGGTGCGGGTGCCGCCGAGGGCGCCATCGACGCCGCCTCGATCCTCAAGCCGATGCTGGCCCGCGGTGAGCTCCAGACCATCGGTGCCACCACGCTCGACGAGTACCGCAAGCACCTGGAGAAGGACGCCGCGCTCGAGCGCCGCTTCCAGCCCATCCAGGTCGCGGAGCCGTCGCTGCCGCACACCATCGAGATCCTCAAGGGTCTCCGTGACCGGTACGAGGCCCACCACCGCGTCTCGATCACGGACGAGGCCCTCGTCCAGGCCGCGACGCTGGCCGACCGGTACATCTCGGACCGCTTCCTGCCGGACAAGGCGATCGACCTGATCGACGAGGCCGGTTCCCGGATGCGCATCCGCCGGATGACCGCGCCGCCGGACCTCCGCGAGTTCGACGAGAAGATCGCGGACGTGCGCCGCGACAAGGAGTCCGCGATCGACTCGCAGGACTTCGAGAAGGCCGCCTCGCTGCGCGACAAGGAGAAGCAGCTCCTTGCCGCCAAGGCCAAGCGCGAGAAGGAGTGGAAGGCCGGCGACATGGACGTCGTCGCCGAGGTCGACGGCGAGCTGATCGCCGAGGTCCTCGCGACCGCCACCGGCATCCCGGTCTTCAAGCTGACCGAGGAGGAGTCCTCGCGTCTGCTGCGCATGGAGGACGAGCTCCACAAGCGGGTCATCGGCCAGAAGGACGCCGTCAAGGCGCTCTCGAAGGCGATCCGCCGTACCCGCGCCGGTCTGAAGGACCCGAAGCGTCCGGGTGGTTCGTTCATCTTCGCCGGCCCGTCCGGTGTCGGTAAGACCGAGCTGTCCAAGGCGCTCGCCGAGTTCCTCTTCGGCGACGAGGACGCGCTGATCTCCCTCGACATGTCGGAGTTCAGCGAGAAGCACACCGTCTCGCGTCTCTTCGGCTCGCCCCCCGGCTACGTGGGCTACGAGGAGGGCGGCCAGCTCACCGAGAAGGTGCGCCGCAAGCCGTTCTCCGTCGTCCTCTTCGACGAGGTCGAGAAGGCCCACCCGGACATCTTCAACTCGCTGCTCCAGATCCTGGAGGACGGTCGCCTGACCGACTCGCAGGGCCGCGTCGTGGACTTCAAGAACACGGTCATCATCATGACGACCAACCTTGGAACCCGTGACATCTCGAAGGGCTTCAACCTGGGCTTCGCGGCTCAGGGCGACACGAAGACCAACTACGAGCGCATGAAGAACAAGGTCTCGGACGAGCTCAAGCAGCACTTCCGTCCCGAGTTCCTCAACCGCGTCGACGACGTGGTCGTCTTCCCGCAGCTCACTCAGGAGGACATCCTCGCGATCGTCGACCTGATGATCGGCAAGGTGGACGAGCGCCTCAAGGACCGGGACATGGGCATCGAGCTCTCCCAGTCCGCCAAGGAGCTCCTCTCCAAGAAGGGCTACGACCCGGTGCTGGGCGCGCGTCCGCTGCGTCGCACGATCCAGCGCGAGGTCGAGGACACCCTCTCGGAGAAGATCCTCTTCGGCGAGCTGCGTCCCGGCCACATCGTGGTCGTCGACACGGAGGGCGAGGGCGAGAACAAGACCTTCACCTTCCGCGGTGAGGAGAAGTCGGCGCTGCCCGACGTCCCGCCGATCGAGCAGGCGGCCGGCGGCGGTGCCGGACCGAACCTGAGCAAGGAGGCGTAAGCCCCCGCAGCAGTGACGTAAGGGGCCGGTGCTCATGACGAGCACCGGCCCCTTACGCATGCCCGGGGGCGCCCTGGCTAGGAGAGCTGACCGTCGTAGTCCGGCAGCTTGTACGTGCGCTCGGCATGGCCACCGGTGAGGTCGGTGGTGTTGTTCCCGATGTTCGCGATGATCGTGTAGCCCTTGGCCTCGATCGAGGCTCGCTGGGCCGTCTTGTAGTCGGCGACATTCTTGAAGAGGTCGACGAGGCCGCGCACGTACAGCCCGTCGACCTCGTAGCCGACGTGCTCGAGGTTGTAGTCCGTGACGCCCTTGATGATGCCGGGGCGCGCGGTGACGAAGAACAGGGCGACGTCGCGGTCCTGGGCGTACCGGGCGAGGTCGAGGACCGGCCGGTTCGGGGGCTGCGGGTAGCGGAAGCCGTAGTCCGTCTCCAGCGTGGTGTTGTCGATGTCGAAGACGATGGCCTGCTTCTCGCCGGGGCGGGCGTTCGCGATGCGCTGCTTCAGGTAGGGCAGGGCCTGGTCGGCGACGGCCTGGCAGTCGCGCTGCCAGGTCGCGTAGTCGACGTCACCGGCGGCCTGGGCGGTCTGCGCGGCCCGGGTGTCCTGCGTGCCCTGGGTGCCGGTCGCGGCCTGGGCGGGCACCGTCAGGGTCAGGGCGGCGGCCGCCGAGGCGGCGGTGACGGCGGCGCGGCGCGCCCAGGGGCGGCTCTGGGGGGTCATGTGCGGGGGGTTCCTCTCACGTCCGGTCACGCTGGAGTTGTCGCGTGCATGCTTGTCGTCGAGGGTGGCGCGGGAGGAACCGTAGGGTTACCGGTCGGTAGTGTCCAGGGTTTGCGCACCGACAGTAGGGACACCGTGCCTGTCGGGCAGGGGAGTTGAGGGCGTCACAGGAGTGTGGATCTGTAGCCCCGGTCACAAGTGGGGGCCTCTCGATCTTGCGCCCCGGTGACATGCCGCACAGGCGTTTTGTCCGGTACTAGCCGGAATAGTGGAGCGGGCGGCGGGGTGGGTCGTCGTTACGTGCCCGATGGGTTCTGGTGATTTGTCCGTTTTGGGGTTTGGGTGGGGTCAGGGGGCTCGAGGGGCCGCGCCGCACGGTCGTGAAGTGGGCGTAAACCCGCGATCGAGGGATAAATCCGGCAGGGGAGGAATCGGGCGTGAGGGGCGTCAAGGGGTATACCGGCCGGGGTCCCGGTACGACCTTTCGTAGTAGATGAGGCTTTTGGGCGGAACCGGGGGGTCGGGTTACCAAGGGATGGCCGACCCGGTGACACGAGGACGTGTGCCGGGTCCCTTCATGCCCGCCGGGCCCGTCCCGGGCCGGTGGGCGGCAGGACCCGAATGTCCCCGAAGCTCGAAGAGGTCTCCCGCATGTCGCAGCGCATCACGTCCCTCCGTCCCGGCACGTCGGTCTTCCGCAAGCGCGCCGCTGTCGTGGCCGCCGGTCTCGGAATGTCCGCCGTTCTGGGCAGCGGGGCCGCGCTCGCCGCCGGTGCCCCCCAGGCGGGCGGCGCCCCGGCGGTCACCACCGCCTCCGTCGTCAAGGCGCAGGCCGCCGCCCAGGCCAAGGCCGCATCCGCGGCGAAGGCCAAGGCCGCCTCCGTGAAGCAGGCCGCCGCCAAGAAGGCCGCCTCCTGGATCGACCCGGTCAGCAAGTACAAGCTCTCCGCCGGCTACGCCCAGGGCGGCAGCATGTGGTCCACCGGCAAGCACTCCGGCCAGGACTTCGCCGTGCCGATCGGCACCAACGTGAAGGCCGTGCACAGCGGCACCGTCGTCAAGGCCGGCGGCAACGGCGCCGGTGACGGTCCGGCGTACGGCAACGCCATCGTGATCAAGCACTCCAACGGCACGTACTCCCAGTACGCGCACCTGTCCCGGATCGACGTCCGCGTCGGCCAGCACGTCTCCACGGGCCAGCACATCGCCCTGTCCGGCAACACCGGCAACTCCAGCGGCCCGCACCTGCACTTCGAGATCCGCACCACGCCGAACTACGGCTCGGCCGTGAACCCCGTCGCGTTCCTCACCAAGCAGGGCGTGCGCGTCTGATTCAGCCTCCGTGCCGGTGGGCCTGAACGATCAGGTCCGTGGCGACCTCGAGGACGGCCTTGCGCCGCTCCTCGGGGTCGCTCTCGTCGTCCTGGAGGACGAACATCCCGGCGTGCATCGAGAACAGCGCGCTGATGCAGCGGACCCGGTCGGTCAGCGTGGCGTCCTCGGGCGGCAGGTAGGCGATCAGCTCCTGCATCCGGCCCTTGAAGTTCTCGCCGATGCTCAGCTCGCGCATCGTCGCCTGGTTCTCGTGCATGAAGCGGAAGAGCGGGGCGGCCCCGACCAGCGCGAGGCTGTAGCGGGTCAGGATCTCGCGCTTCGTCTCCAGGGACGGCGGCTGCTCCTTCGCCCAGGCGATCAGGTCGTCGATCGGCGTCATCAGGTCCGTGAACAGGCTGACGACGATGTCTTCCTTCGTCTTGAAGTGGTAGTAGAGCGCCGCCTTGGTCACGCCGAGCCGCTCGGCGATCTCCCGCAGGGACGTCTTCTCGTACCCCTGCTCCGCGATGAGCTCCAAGGTCACGTCCTGAATGCGCTGGCGGGTGTTCCCGCGGCGCTGCGGCTTGCTGCTGCTGCCCGTGACCATGGACCGGCTGCCTCTCTCGTCCCCCTGGCGTCCTCTTGGGAGAAAACTTACTTGACGCCCGGCTAGTAGTCGCTCTACTTTCCCCATTGTAAGCAACTAGCCGGGCGACAAGTAAGTCCCGTCTCACAGCACGACGTCTCTCAGTACGACCCGGGGGAGTGGGGATCATGGCCGAAGCAGCGATACGAGACCAGGAGCAGGTGAAGGAGCAGGCGAAACAGCCGCGCAGTGTGCGCGTCGTGCTCATGGCGCTGATGATCGCCATGCTGCTCGCCATGCTCGACAACATGATCGTCGGCACCGCGATGCCTACGATCGTCGGCGATCTCGGCGGCCTGGAGCACCTCTCCTGGGTGGTCACCGCCTACACGCTCGCCACCGCCGCCTCCACCCCGATCTGGGGCAAGCTCGGCGACATGTACGGCAGGAAGGGCGCCTTCCTGACCTCCATCGTGATCTTCCTGATCGGCTCCGCGACCAGCGGCATGGCCCAGGACATGAGCCAGCTCATCGCCTTCCGCGCCGTCCAGGGCCTGGGCGCCGGCGGTCTGATGGTGGGCGTCATGGCGATCATCGGCGACCTGATCCCGCCCCGGGAGCGCGGCAAGTACCAGGGCATGATGGCCGGCGTCATGGCGCTCGCCATGATCGGCGGACCGCTCGTCGGCGGCACCATCACCGACCACCTCGGCTGGCGCTGGGCCTTCTACATCAACCTGCCCATCGGCGCGATCGCCCTCGTCATGATCACCGCGGTGCTGCACCTCCCGAAGAAGCGCTCCACCGGAAAGATCGACTACCTGGGTGCGGCGCTCCTCACCATCGGCATCACCTCGATCGTCCTCGTCACCACCTGGGGCGGCTCCGAGTACGCCTGGGGTTCCGCCGTGATCATGGAGCTCATCGGCATCGGCGTCGCCGCGCTCGTCGGCTTCGTGTTCTCGCAGACCAAGGCCGCCGAGCCGATCATGCCGCTGCACATCTTCCGCAGCCGCAACTTCACGCTGATGTCCGTCATCGGCTTCATCACCGGCTTCGTGATGTTCGGCGCGGTGCTCTTCCTGCCGCTCTACCAGCAGTCCGTGCAGGGCGCGTCCGCGACCAACTCCGGGCTCCTGCTCCTGCCGATGCTGCTCTCGATGATGGTCGTCTCGCTGATCGCGGGCCGCGTCACCACGAACACCGGCAAGTACAAGGTCTTCCCGATCGCGGGCGGCGTGCTCATGATCGCCGGGCTCTTCCTGCTCGCCCAGATGGACACGGAGACCTCCCGGTTCACCTCCGGGCTCTACATGGCGGTCCTCGGCGCCGGCATGGGCTGTCTGATGCAGATCACGATGCTCGTCGCGCAGAACAGCGTCGAGCTCAAGGACATGGGCGTCGCGTCCTCCTCCACCACCCTGTTCCGCACGCTCGGCTCCTCGTTCGGCGTCGCCGTCATGGGCGCGGTCTTCAACGACCGGGTCAAGCACGTCATGGCGGAGCGGGCGGGGTCCCTCGGCGGGAAGGCGCTCGGTGGGGGTACGCAGCTCAACGCGGAGGGCATCGCGAAGCTCCCGGCGCCCGTGCGGGAGGCGTACCAGTTCGCCGTGTCGTCCGGTACGCACTCGGCGTTCCTGCTCGGGGCCGTGATCGCCGTGGGGGCGCTGCTGGCGGCGTTCTTCGTACGGGAGGTCGCGCTGCGGGGGGCTGCGCCGGCGCCTGCGGCCGCGTCGCAGGACTGAGCTCGGGGCCATCCCTTTCGTCGCCGGGTGCAGCCCGGTGGGGGCCGGTCGCGCAGTTCCCCGCGCCCCTGAAATGCAGGCGCTGCGCGCCGCATTTCCCCGCGGGGAAATG
This window harbors:
- a CDS encoding HAD family acid phosphatase; this translates as MTPQSRPWARRAAVTAASAAAALTLTVPAQAATGTQGTQDTRAAQTAQAAGDVDYATWQRDCQAVADQALPYLKQRIANARPGEKQAIVFDIDNTTLETDYGFRYPQPPNRPVLDLARYAQDRDVALFFVTARPGIIKGVTDYNLEHVGYEVDGLYVRGLVDLFKNVADYKTAQRASIEAKGYTIIANIGNNTTDLTGGHAERTYKLPDYDGQLS
- a CDS encoding M23 family metallopeptidase produces the protein MSQRITSLRPGTSVFRKRAAVVAAGLGMSAVLGSGAALAAGAPQAGGAPAVTTASVVKAQAAAQAKAASAAKAKAASVKQAAAKKAASWIDPVSKYKLSAGYAQGGSMWSTGKHSGQDFAVPIGTNVKAVHSGTVVKAGGNGAGDGPAYGNAIVIKHSNGTYSQYAHLSRIDVRVGQHVSTGQHIALSGNTGNSSGPHLHFEIRTTPNYGSAVNPVAFLTKQGVRV
- a CDS encoding MDR family MFS transporter, with translation MAEAAIRDQEQVKEQAKQPRSVRVVLMALMIAMLLAMLDNMIVGTAMPTIVGDLGGLEHLSWVVTAYTLATAASTPIWGKLGDMYGRKGAFLTSIVIFLIGSATSGMAQDMSQLIAFRAVQGLGAGGLMVGVMAIIGDLIPPRERGKYQGMMAGVMALAMIGGPLVGGTITDHLGWRWAFYINLPIGAIALVMITAVLHLPKKRSTGKIDYLGAALLTIGITSIVLVTTWGGSEYAWGSAVIMELIGIGVAALVGFVFSQTKAAEPIMPLHIFRSRNFTLMSVIGFITGFVMFGAVLFLPLYQQSVQGASATNSGLLLLPMLLSMMVVSLIAGRVTTNTGKYKVFPIAGGVLMIAGLFLLAQMDTETSRFTSGLYMAVLGAGMGCLMQITMLVAQNSVELKDMGVASSSTTLFRTLGSSFGVAVMGAVFNDRVKHVMAERAGSLGGKALGGGTQLNAEGIAKLPAPVREAYQFAVSSGTHSAFLLGAVIAVGALLAAFFVREVALRGAAPAPAAASQD
- a CDS encoding ATP-dependent Clp protease ATP-binding subunit — protein: MFERFTDRARRVVVLAQEEARMLNHNYIGTEHILLGLIHEGEGVAAKALESLGISLEAVRQQVEEIIGQGQQAPSGHIPFTPRAKKVLELSLREALQLGHNYIGTEHILLGLIREGEGVAAQVLVKLGADLNRVRQQVIQLLSGYQGKETATAGGPAEGTPSTSLVLDQFGRNLTQAARESKLDPVIGREKEIERVMQVLSRRTKNNPVLIGEPGVGKTAVVEGLAQAIVKGEVPETLKDKHLYTLDLGALVAGSRYRGDFEERLKKVLKEIRTRGDIILFIDELHTLVGAGAAEGAIDAASILKPMLARGELQTIGATTLDEYRKHLEKDAALERRFQPIQVAEPSLPHTIEILKGLRDRYEAHHRVSITDEALVQAATLADRYISDRFLPDKAIDLIDEAGSRMRIRRMTAPPDLREFDEKIADVRRDKESAIDSQDFEKAASLRDKEKQLLAAKAKREKEWKAGDMDVVAEVDGELIAEVLATATGIPVFKLTEEESSRLLRMEDELHKRVIGQKDAVKALSKAIRRTRAGLKDPKRPGGSFIFAGPSGVGKTELSKALAEFLFGDEDALISLDMSEFSEKHTVSRLFGSPPGYVGYEEGGQLTEKVRRKPFSVVLFDEVEKAHPDIFNSLLQILEDGRLTDSQGRVVDFKNTVIIMTTNLGTRDISKGFNLGFAAQGDTKTNYERMKNKVSDELKQHFRPEFLNRVDDVVVFPQLTQEDILAIVDLMIGKVDERLKDRDMGIELSQSAKELLSKKGYDPVLGARPLRRTIQREVEDTLSEKILFGELRPGHIVVVDTEGEGENKTFTFRGEEKSALPDVPPIEQAAGGGAGPNLSKEA
- a CDS encoding TetR/AcrR family transcriptional regulator, encoding MVTGSSSKPQRRGNTRQRIQDVTLELIAEQGYEKTSLREIAERLGVTKAALYYHFKTKEDIVVSLFTDLMTPIDDLIAWAKEQPPSLETKREILTRYSLALVGAAPLFRFMHENQATMRELSIGENFKGRMQELIAYLPPEDATLTDRVRCISALFSMHAGMFVLQDDESDPEERRKAVLEVATDLIVQAHRHGG